The DNA region ACTATGCCACTAAGAAGGGGCGGGGCAAGGTCACAGCTGTCCACAAGGCCAATATCATGTGAGGGACGTGGCTTTGCATGGGGTAGGTTCATGGGAAGGTAGCTCCCTGCACTCTTTCGGCTGAATGTTCCCTTTGGTCCATGGACAGGAAACTGGGGGATGGGTTGTTCCTGCAGTGCTGTGAGGAAGTTGCTGAACTGTACCCCAAGATCAAGTTTGAGACAATGATCATAGACAACTGCTGCATGCAGGTGAGGCCCTCCCGGTGTCCCCATTCTCAATGCTGAGCAAGGCAGGGAATAGGATTTACGTCTCCTCCATGCCCACATTTTGCTCCCAGCTGGTGCAGAATCCTTACCAGTTTGATGTGCTGGTGATGCCCAACCTCTATGGGAACATTATTGACAATCTGGCTGCTGGCCTGGTTGGGGGAGCTGGTGTGGTCCCTGGTGAGAGCTACAGTGCAGAGTATGCAGTCTTTGAGACGGTGAGTGAAGTCACCACCTCCCTCAGCCCTCTCTGTGCCCTTCTTCTGACCTCAGGTCCCCTTGATAGCTCTCCCCCAGTGCATCCTCCTCCTAAGTGACCCTGGCCTGCTTCTGTCCTCCCAACCCTTACATCTTCTCGGTGTTCCTGGCTTGACCTTTCATCCTAATGCCCTTCCCTGACCTCAGCTTCTGCAgaatgtctgcccccagtgactcTGGCCTGCTTCTCTTTCCACAGGGTGCCCGGCATCCATTTGCCCAGGCGGTGGGCAGGAATATAGCCAACCCCACGGCCATGCTGTTGTCAGCTTCCAACATGCTGCGGCATCTCAAGTAGGTCACTGTCAGCCCGGGGAGGCAGCTGGCTGTTGTTCGGGGAGCACAGGTGGGGAAATCAGGGGGATGATGTGGGGggaatctcagtttctttctgTCCACATTGACAGTCTCGAGCATCATTCCAACACGATTGCAGATGCGGTGAAGAAGGTGATCAAAGTCGGCAAGGTGAGTTTAGAAAGGCTGTGGGGTTTAGGGTCTCGGCAGGACTTTCTGGGGAACCTGAGTTGGGGCCTCCTTTCCCTCCAGGTCCCAAGagcctctgctctctgcttttcccccagtcctgtcaggGCTGTTCATTTCCCTTCTCTTGGCTGTTTCATCCTCTTGATCTCTCCTTTGCCTCCTAGTTCCCATCTGCTattccctccttcctgctccgTCCATTGGCACTTTTAATTGGCCATCTTAATGCAGAACTTGCAGCTTCCTAAGGGGAGATGGAGGAGCAGAGGGAGATAGCTGGCAGGATGAGGCACCAGTGCCACTTCCTCCACACCTGGAAGCCCATCATCTGCCATTCCCCTGCCAGTCATCTGTGCTTCCACCTGGTCTTCTCTATTTCCCCCGAGGCATCCTTCTCCTGTCTCCAATCTGCATTTCCCTTCTCACTCATGCTCAGCTTCCCACCATCGCCCAGGCCACAGCAGAACTCGGAACAGTGGCTCTGGCCCTCAAAAGACAGGAATGGATGGGTCCATGCTCTTCCAAACCTGGCCACCTCCTTGCATCTCTGCTgcattgtcttctttttctggCCTTGTCACCCTCTTTGGATTCCATTTCCATCATACTTCCCTGCCTTCATGggctctcttttcttccccacgGCTGTTGCCGGTGGTGGCTGTAGGTGCGGACTCGAGACATGGGCGGCTACAGCACCACAACCGACTTCATCAAGTCTGTCATCGGCCACCTGCACCCCTATGGGGGCTAGAGCCCTTTATTCCCTCCAGCCTCACAAGGACCATACACCTCCCTTCAGTACAGTGGACCAGAGAAGAGCCCTAAACCTGTAGACGATTATCACCTTCTGGGCAGAGCCTAGGTTGTCTGGGGCTGGCTTCCTTAGGGAACTTAGGTGGTGGGGGGTTAGGGATGGGGCCCAGGCCACAGAGGTGATGACAGTTCTCCCCCACAGGTTCGAACTTCTCACATGGGTGGTTATGCCACCTGCCAAGACTTCACTGAGGCGGTCATTGGTGCCCTGTCCAACCCATAGGTCCCACCATGTAAGGTGTCCAATAAAACATATGACATGATATGACTcgtgaatttgtttttatttttattgggctaTAGGGGATGGGCTGGGAAATATCTCTGTAAGTTATGCCCTACTAGGGAAATGTCCATTCTAATTTTCCTGGGATAGCTTTcggagctttttctttttcttggagctGCTGTTCTTGCTGGCAGCAGCCTCTTCAGGTCCACTGCTAAGAGGCTCCTCCTTGGCagagaatttcctctttttcttggggACCCTCTTGTTTCCTGACTCTTCAGGGTCACTATCTGGTTCCTCTTTGGGGAatgatttctttctcttggtAAGACTTCCACTGCCAGCTGTCTCTTCAAGATCACTAACCAGCTCCTCCTTgggaaaagatttcttttttttgggttTGGAGGAGACAGATGGGTCTTCCATTCCATTCTCCTGAGGAGCCTCCTGgggcttttgctttttcttctttttgggtCTTTCACTTGTCTCCTGatggcagaaagggaaaaatgggcATGAAAGAGTGTCATCCATTGTATGAACACGCGCACACACCCCGTTAGAATTCCAGCTGTTAAGTACCCAGGGCAGAAAGACTGGTGGATAGAAATGGTGTTAAAATTGTCCAGTGTTTCTgggatgatttttaaattgtatggCTCTAACTCTGGAAATGCATGTCAAAggtgacacccccccccccgccccccggccaaTCACTTAGAAGGTAGGGAGAATACACAATTATCTAAACCCAATAAGTAATTTACAGAAAGCCCTACCATGCTGGTTGCAAAAGAATCATGACACCAAGTTCCAGAGTGGACCCTGAAACATTGGCAGACTGGGCACAACGACAATCCCAGGGAGAATGATTCTAACATAGCACACTGGAGCCCTCCCTGCCCTCAACCCCCAGTATGAAATGCTACCATTTCTAGATATGTCTGGGAACAAGCAGAGCAGGAATTTACACTACCCACAGTTGAGGACTCCTGGGAAGCAGCCAAGGACAGAACACACTAGCCCAGTGAACAGGTGTTGCTACAAACCAGCGCTCTGGGCTCTTGAGCGAGTTCTCTCAGCACCTATCTCCTTCCTATAGAATCAAGAGGTAGTTTTAGAGGTTTCAGATCCTTATTTCAGTCCAAAAGCCTGTATTCCAGACCTTGACTTGAGGTGGCATATCCTCTGTTCTGCTGTTTTCTGTCCTATGGCTTAAGATCTTCACCCAGGGGTAAGGGCTGTCTACTACTGACCTCACATTCCTCCAGAGTACTACTGCTGTTTTCTGAAGACGCCAGGGCAATCGCAGccagccttttcttttccttcttcaagcGTTTCTTCTCCTGTTTCTCCAGCTTTCTAGTAATCTCAGCAGCCGCTTCCTCTGCCTGGCCAAAGAAAAGTGCTGAGAAGGCTTGAAGACCTCTGGTTCCCCAGGTCTCTCTCTTGGCTTTATTGGATCAGGCTCATTAAATCAGTTTTATGCCTCCACTCTACATGGTCAGGCTAAGACAGTTCATCAACTCCAACAGCCAGCTCTGGTTCTCCCCACCTGACCTGACCCAAACTGACCTGAACCATTGCCTCCTTCATGACATCCAGATTCTTTCGTGGAATCTCTCCAGTCTCATAGAAGGACAGCCGCTCCTCAACTTGTTCTCGAAGCTTCTCCCCAAATACACTGGTAGGTACCTCTGGATATGCATGTAAGTAAACATAGCACGTCAGTCTCTAAAGGGACAAACTACTCACCACCCCCAGTATTCCCTCTACCCTCAGCTTCACTCAGACCCAAAGTTATCAACACTCACTAGGTGAACTGCTGTTGACGAAAAATACTGCCATCATTGTAGAAGCTGCTAGGGTagtcagcctccctccctcccaactgcCAACTTCCCCACCCATACCAGAGAAGCAATCGATTCGTGAGGCAATACTGCATTTGTTTGCCAGGTATCGGGAGATGCGGCCTTTGTTCTTGGCAGCTGCTCGGCCAATGAAGGTAGAGTGGAAAATGAGTCCATATTTTGGGGTGTTACCCCTTGTCTTCAGGGCTCTGGGAGAAGAATATTCAGCGGAGAGTTTTAAGATCAGAAATTTCAACCGCGTTAGCTAAGGCAGcgcctcccttcccctcttccccgtTTCCAGGTAAGCCTCAGGCCGGGATGGGTCTCTACCCCACCTCATGCCAAGCCACCACTcccagaggcagagggaaggcatCCAATGTCGCTGACCTGGAAAGTTGGTCCCTGTGCTGGGCCCAGGGAATCACTCAGACACCAGGACTGGCCATCACCCCCATAGCAGAGGCCTGTACAGGTCAGGGAGCCCTGGTCAACCATCACCGTGATCCCCAAACAAGCAGTGGGCACCAGAAGTGGCACCTGAGTGTGGGCAGGTGCCCTCACTGGTACCTGAACAGGGCCTTTTCAGCCCCAAGGATCTGCACTGTGGATGCTGGATACTTGGCCAGATTGGTGAGACTGCCAGCGTGAGCAATGAGACGTGCACCTACCTGGAGAAGGATTCAAGGAATTAGAGAAGCTGGGATTGCCAACCTACCAACTGCATAATCCTGCTTCACCTCCTCCCCATCAAGTACAACTGAGGAAGATATGATGGGTCAGGACATACAGCAATACAAATATACATGGTAATTCCTTAATCCcccattttttggtttcccatgACGCACCGCTTCCCCAATCAGGGCGGATAGGCTGGGGGCTACTTGGCTCATCTTGGATCGCAGGTAAGTGTGTAGGCTTTGGCGGTACTCTGACAAAGACACCACACGACTGGAGAAGCTCTCGATGTTTATCAAGTCAATGGCTGATATGTCCATGCCTAAGGGACATCAAGTATGAATGCAGGAGCCCAGTATTCAGAGCCCTGTACCTTATTTTGGCTGCCAAGCTCTATACTGACCCATGGAGGACCGCGAGGCATCCAGAATAGCCTTAGCCTTGGCTGCATCCATTGTCAGCTCCTCCAGCTTCTCCAACTTTTCTTCATTCAGCTCCCTTCGGTTTCCAATGAACTGAGCAAGGCGGCAGTATGTAGCATTGTCATTGATGATCTTTACCAGCTCAGGAAAGTGATATCCATACCACTCCCTGCAAAGAGCCACAATCACTCCATGGCCCAGCTGCCAAGTCTCAAAGCTATAGCCTCAGCCCTCTCCAGATCTACTTTTTGCCTGGAGGAAACCGGAACAAATCAGATCCAAAACCTCAACTCCATGTCCCCCCATTCACAATACAGACCAGGCAAAGGGCCTGGGCTGAGGTGTATATGAGGTGCGTTTACTCTGCCTCCTCTTTCTATACAGTCAGTGTAAGAACACAGCCTGTGGTAAGCACCAGGAGGCCCAGCTCCACCCCACGTGGTTCTACCCACAGGAGCCAGTCCTGATTTCAAGATTCAAAATTAGCTAAACCACAGACCCAAGACCTTGTTTCTAAGGGGTCACCCCTGCACTTTACCTGACACGCATGGAGAAGGTATTGATGTCCTTATCCAGCTGGTCCAGGAGGCTAATGGACTGGATAATCATATTGTCCACTCGGTTCACATTAAACTTAACTTTGGCACGAGAATAGCTGTGTCCCAGCCCCAGTTGGGCTTTACAAGCAGACAGATCAGTCAGACCCTTCACCAGGTTGTGGAAGTGCAGACGGACTCCTGGAGGAGGGCAACACTGTGAGCAAGGAAGGGCTGAGCTAGCTCCTGCACCCACGGGCACCAGCCAAGCAGGAGGGCTTCCAAAAAGCAACCTTAAGCCTAATGAGTTTCTAGACACCCCCACCCAGAATTCAAAAATGTCAATAGATGGTCTCACCTCGAAGGATCTCGGCTATGACACCTCCAGTCTGGCAGTTGTACCCTAACTCCTCTTGTATAGCAGCACCTATCttggggtccccaacccccaggagcactttcttctttttggatGGTAGGTGAGTCTCCAAGAGCAGGCGGAGGTCCTCATGAACAACACCTCAGGGCAAAGAACAGAGATCCCACTAACATGCTGAAGGATGcttaaattataaaaaggaatccTGTCCCCTCAACTGATCACTGACAGACTGATCTTACGTTGGTCTTGCAGAGCATGCTAGGATGGTGTGCCTAGAGCCCTCCCCTTCAGGCTTTGCTCAGAGACATGGAGACATCAGTGATTATACTCAGGGGATTGACAGACTCAGGTCATCACTGCAAAGCCTGCATCAACCATGGGAGGAACACGACTCGGGCCCAATAacgtaagtataaaatacattacTGAAAGCTTAAAAAACACCCTGGAGCACAACAGCATTTAGTACTGGATTTACCTTCTGGGACCAAACCTCTTTCTCTTGGGTTTTGGTATCCAAATCAATTGAACAAAGTAGCAGAAAACTACATTTGATTGGGTCTAGTATTATAccagtccccccaccccagccagatTTCATTTAGGAATCATTTATCACTACAGTGCCCACAAGAAATAAAGCCTACATCCTAGACTGTGCAATTTAAAAGGTTAACAGTAGCAGGTTATCTCCCTAAAATACTTAGTGGCAAACTCACCTTCAGACACAGCGTTGGCATTTTCCAAGGCAACCTGGGACGAGGAAAAGGGACAAAAAGCCACGAGACGAACGATGTTGTGGAACTTGCCCAGGTTCAGCACGCACTCCTCCACCTGGGGGAGAGAAAGACGATGAGtagtttccttccctccctcttgcctctagGGCGCAGTAAAGCAGCTGCAGGTCTGGACCAACcgaacactttaaaaatgaacgGATCACGGGCCCTAAATCCCGGTTCCGCTTCATCGGTACGGGGTGGAGTCCGGGAGActtactttcttatatttttgcatttttcatacagagttttatttgctctttacgCAAAAATGAAAATCTGCATTTTGTAGAGAGTGCACACAGATTCGAATGCGGGAGACTTAAATGCTTCTGACACGATTCTAATCACGAATGCAGGTAAGCACCCCCTGCTCTTGAGCTGTAGCGCACAGCGCACCCCCCAACGCGCGGCCGGCCACGTGGGAGCGCGCGGTGCATGCTGGGGCCCGCGCTGCCCGAGGGGCTGCGGCGCGGCCGGGAGAGCCCACCGCGTCCACTCACCTGCGGCAGCAGCAGGCTTATCTCCTCTACTTCCTTCAGCGCCAGCAGCGCGTAGCCAACCGCATGCTCGAAGAGCACGTGCAGCAGCACCTGGAAAAGGAGCCGGGGCGCGAGCGTCAGCGCGGCCCCCGCGTTCGCCTGGCTTCGATCCCCGGGCAGGCCCGGGCCCCGGCCAGAACCCAGGCCCAAACCATGGCCTCCGCCTCGCCGGCAACCCGCAACCACTCCTCACCATGGCGCTCGCTCCTGGCCCGGCTCGCACTGCGGCGAGCGGGTTCTGGAGCGCAGAACCAGGCTCCGGAGGCCGCGCCCCCGCGTCGTCGGCCAATCAGAGGCCGGGGACTGTACCTTTCCGCGCCTTCGGAGGGGGTTCGCCGGGGTGGTACGGCCCGCAGGGCTGGGGCGCAAGTGCGGATTAGCGGGCTTTTTCCGGCCTCGGCTGAGGCTTGGTTGCAGGGGACGCGCGGGGCCGAGGGGGCAAAACGGTTTGGAAAGGCTCTTTTCCGGATAACTGTCCAATCCCTCATGTTTTCATCCTGTAAATTACGGGCAGCAGAGCTCTGTGGAATCCGGGCTGGAGGCCCCCGCGCGGGCCGCGGCGATCCTTCCGGGCAGAAACTATTGCGGAGCCCACTGTCTTCAGCGCCGGGGATCTCTGGACCCAGGCGACCTCATGACCCCTTTCGGCCCCGCCGGGCACTGGGGACGACCCTGTCTGGAGCCCCGGGTCCGCGCGCCCTCCCCTCCTTACCGGGACGGAAGCGGGGCCTGGGGTGGGCTGGCGCAGACCCTGAGGCATCGTGATTCCTAGTGGCTGGCTTCgtgcttttaaattgttttttatttcttcttaaaaataaggGCGTCAGACGCTGAAGTAAGAAAGAACGATGATCCCGCCTCTTCCTAGGTCGGTTTCTCGTTCCCTGCTTCTGCAGAACCCTGCTCCTTTTGCGGGGCCACGTGTCGCTCGCCCTAGTGCACGGCCCTAAATTCTTAACACCCGGTTAGCTCCGAGTGAACTGGAGCTGCTTCCGTGTCCTCGGGGCAGCTTTTGGGCACTCGGGCGActattttgaaattacttttgctttaataattaatattagaGTTATAAATCCAAATCCTGGTTACCCCAAAGTGGTATATATGCTGGTAAATTTAAAAGTAAGTCATCTTAAGGAGATTTTTTTATAACTTAAATTCCCACAGCTAAcgtgcatttataattttaagatattttcttaaGCAGTTCAGTTATTTGACAAGATCCAATTACTGAGCTCActctttttttgtaattattatttattttatctatttatttttggctgcgttgcgtctctgttgctgcgcacgggctttctctagttgcagagagcgggggctactcttcgcggtgcgtgggcttctaattgcggtggctgctctt from Tursiops truncatus isolate mTurTru1 chromosome 15, mTurTru1.mat.Y, whole genome shotgun sequence includes:
- the NOP56 gene encoding nucleolar protein 56, translating into MVLLHVLFEHAVGYALLALKEVEEISLLLPQVEECVLNLGKFHNIVRLVAFCPFSSSQVALENANAVSEGVVHEDLRLLLETHLPSKKKKVLLGVGDPKIGAAIQEELGYNCQTGGVIAEILRGVRLHFHNLVKGLTDLSACKAQLGLGHSYSRAKVKFNVNRVDNMIIQSISLLDQLDKDINTFSMRVREWYGYHFPELVKIINDNATYCRLAQFIGNRRELNEEKLEKLEELTMDAAKAKAILDASRSSMGMDISAIDLINIESFSSRVVSLSEYRQSLHTYLRSKMSQVAPSLSALIGEAVGARLIAHAGSLTNLAKYPASTVQILGAEKALFRALKTRGNTPKYGLIFHSTFIGRAAAKNKGRISRYLANKCSIASRIDCFSEVPTSVFGEKLREQVEERLSFYETGEIPRKNLDVMKEAMVQAEEAAAEITRKLEKQEKKRLKKEKKRLAAIALASSENSSSTLEECEETSERPKKKKKQKPQEAPQENGMEDPSVSSKPKKKKSFPKEELVSDLEETAGSGSLTKRKKSFPKEEPDSDPEESGNKRVPKKKRKFSAKEEPLSSGPEEAAASKNSSSKKKKKLRKLSQEN